A genomic region of Pyrus communis chromosome 14, drPyrComm1.1, whole genome shotgun sequence contains the following coding sequences:
- the LOC137715686 gene encoding receptor-like serine/threonine-protein kinase SD1-8 has translation MRAPTKLHQYFSTLLCLVVLSFLPIATSSDSLSSVQSLRNGQTLVSSGNVFELGLFQPGSSGWYLGIWYKNIQPQTVVWVANRDSPLSNSSSATIKVGDRGNLVLVDEGSGNVTWSSNETQAVNPIVQLLDSGNLVLREEDSNRNNPKDEFLWQSFDHPTNTLLPDMKLGWNLSSNLDRYITSWKSTEDPSVGDYSFKLDYHGFPEIFLRNKQVIMYRSGPWNGERFSGVPEMTVSNGLQFSFVYNSQEVYYTFSIKDDWKPLYSRLIVSQDGYLQRYMWIESRKIWNQFWYAPKDQCDSYRECGPYGVCDSNASPVCECLKGFQPKNLQAWNLRDGSDGCVRKTELECSKDKFLDLGNMKLPESGGAFVDMGMDLEACRKKCSENCSCTAYGNARIENGGTGCVIWNGELMDLRRYAEDGQHLYVRLAASELDGNGKLKRVLIIVGITVGTSILLAALGICFVWKRKSGITRKGRIEQKGSFERSQDFLLNEVVISSKREHYSGERSNDELELPLLDFNAVAVATNNFADENQLGQGGFGCVYKGTVEGQLVAVKRLSKNSGQGTEEFKNEVKLIARLQHRNLVRLLGCCVDMDEKMLIYEYMENKSLDSVLFSNAKRSMLDWPKRFDIICGIARGLLYLHQDSRFRIIHRDLKASNILLDGELTPKISDFGMARIFGNDQTEANTKRVVGTYGYMSPEYAMDGLFSIKSDVFSFGVLVLEIISGKKNRGFYYANNELNLLGHAWKLWTEGKGLEILDPSVGDSYSPSVVLRCMQVGLLCVQERAEDRPTMASVVLMLSSETATMPQPKNPGFCLERNKNPVETDSSSGKQDQSCTVNQVTVTMVDGR, from the exons atgagagctCCAACAAAACTCCACCAATATTTCTCCACCCTTCTCTGCCTCGTTGTACTCTCTTTCCTCCCAATCGCCACCTCCAGCGACTCCTTGTCTTCAGTTCAATCCCTCCGGAACGGCCAAACCCTTGTCTCCTCCGGCAACGTATTTGAGTTGGGGTTGTTCCAGCCGGGGTCTTCCGGTTGGTACTTGGGAATATGGTACAAGAATATCCAACCCCAAACAGTTGTTTGGGTAGCAAACAGAGACAGCCCTCTTTCGAATTCGTCATCAGCGACAATCAAAGTTGGCGACCGTGGAAATCTTGTTCTTGTTGATGAAGGAAGTGGAAACGTCACATGGTCTTCCAATGAAACTCAAGCTGTGAACCCAATTGTACAGCTTTTAGATTCGGGAAATCTAGTCCTCAGAGAAGAAGATTCAAACCGAAACAACCCGAAAGACGAGTTCCTTTGGCAGAGCTTTGACCACCCAACAAACACTCTGCTGCCGGATATGAAGCTGGGATGGAACTTGAGCTCAAATTTGGACAGATACATAACTTCATGGAAAAGCACAGAAGACCCGTCTGTAGGTGACTATTCTTTCAAGCTGGATTACCACGGTTTCCCGGAGATTTTCCTGAGAAACAAACAGGTCATAATGTATCGCAGCGGACCCTGGAATGGGGAGAGGTTTAGCGGTGTGCCTGAGATGACAGTTTCAAATGGTCTTCAGTTCAGTTTCGTTTACAATTCACAAGAGGTATACTACACTTTTTCAATAAAGGACGATTGGAAACCGTTGTATTCACGACTGATCGTGAGCCAAGATGGGTATCTCCAACGGTATATGTGGATTGAATCCAGAAAGATTTGGAACCAATTCTGGTACGCCCCGAAAGACCAGTGCGACAGTTACAGAGAGTGCGGCCCCTACGGCGTCTGTGACTCAAACGCTTCGCCGGTGTGCGAGTGTTTGAAGGGTTTTCAGCCCAAGAATTTGCAGGCGTGGAATCTGAGAGACGGGTCCGACGGTTGCGTGAGGAAGACGGAGCTGGAGTGTTCGAAGGATAAGTTTTTGGATTTGGGGAACATGAAACTGCCGGAGAGCGGCGGCGCGTTTGTGGACATGGGCATGGATCTTGAGGCGTGTAGGAAAAAGTGTTCGGAAAATTGTTCTTGTACGGCTTATGGGAATGCGAGGATTGAGAACGGAGGGACTGGTTGTGTGATTTGGAATGGGGAGCTCATGGACCTGAGGCGATATGCAGAAGATGGACAACATCTCTATGTCAGATTGGCAGCTTCTGAACTAG ATGGCAACGGGAAGTTGAAACGAGTACTCATTATTGTAGGCATTACAGTTGGTACTAGCATTCTGCTAGCAGCACTCGGTATCTGTTTTGTATGGAAGAGGAAATCTGGTATTACGCGTAAAGGAAGGATAGAACAAAAAG GTTCTTTTGAAAGAAGCCAAGATTTTCTGCTAAATGAGGTTGTTATCTCAAGTAAAAGGGAACACTACTCGGGTGAAAGGAGCAACGATGAGCTAGAATTGCCATTGCTTGATTTTAACGCAGTAGCAGTGGCTACGAATAACTTTGCAGACGAAAATCAACTGGGGCAAGGTGGTTTCGGTTGTGTGTACAAG GGTACAGTAGAAGGTCAATTAGTTGCTGTCAAGAGGCTTTCAAAGAACTCTGGACAAGGAACTGAAGAATTCAAGAACGAAGTAAAGTTAATCGCAAGGCTTCAGCACCGAAACCTTGTTCGGTTGCTTGGTTGCTGTGTCGACATGGATGAAAAAATGCTGATTTACGAATACATGGAAAACAAAAGCCTGGATTCTGTTCTATTCA GTAATGCGAAAAGGTCTATGCTGGATTGGCCAAAGCGCTTTGATATTATTTGTGGGATTGCTCGTGGACTTCTTTATCTTCACCAGGATTCAAGATTTAGGATCATCCATAGGGATCTCAAGGCAAGCAACATTCTACTTGATGGAGAATTGACCCCAAAGATATCGGACTTTGGAATGGCTAGAATATTTGGTAACGATCAGACGGAAGCCAATACCAAAAGAGTGGTGGGAACATA TGGCTATATGTCTCCAGAGTACGCAATGGACGGACTTTTCTCTATCAAGTCTGATGTCTTTAGTTTTGGTGTTCTGGTATTGGAGATTATTAGTGGTAAAAAGAACAGGGGATTTTATTACGCGAACAACGAACTGAACCTCCTAGGACAT GCTTGGAAGCTATGGACAGAAGGAAAGGGGTTGGAAATACTTGATCCATCAGTTGGGGATTCATACTCCCCCTCTGTGGTGTTGAGGTGCATGCAAGTCGGACTCTTGTGCGTCCAAGAGCGTGCGGAAGATAGGCCTACAATGGCCTCTGTGGTTTTGATGTTGAGTAGTGAAACTGCAACAATGCCTCAGCCTAAAAACCCTGGGTTTTGCCTTGAAAGGAATAAAAATCCTGTTGAAACAGATTCATCCTCTGGCAAGCAGGACCAATCCTGCACCGTAAACCAAGTAACAGTCACGATGGTAGATGGTAGATAG